Part of the Triticum urartu cultivar G1812 chromosome 2, Tu2.1, whole genome shotgun sequence genome, GCTAACTTCAATCCCACTTCATGGAGGAATGAAAGGCTACTACGACAGGTACTGATCTTCTAAATGGACAAATCAGACTAAACCTTTGAAAGGGACATTCCACCAGTTCACCTGTTCACAGAACAGACTGCACACCTCAGCATATCAGTCGACCTATAACTCCTCCATCCCACAGAAGGAGCAAGCACTCTTTCTGGTGATCTCCTCTAGACCACAAACAATGGCCACCGAGTGTGAGGTGAACAAATCCCGCCGCTTCGATCGCGGCATGTCGAGGCGGACACGAAAACCAGTGAGCCTCGTCGCTTGTTATGAAGATCGGTATGTGCCGCCCCTGGCACGACAGCTGCTCCACGAGGCCAAGCTGAAGAGATTGCTCCGGTGCGAAGATACAAAAGAGCTGCAGGCACCTCAGCAATGTGAAGATGCAGAGCAGCAGCTGGAGATTCCACTGGCACCACATGAGTGTGAAGGTGTTGAGAAGAAGGCACCAGAGCAATATCAAGATGAGCAAGAGAAGAAACCGCAGCAATATGAAGATGAAGAGCAGGAGAAGAAACCACATCTGCACCAAGATGAGGAGCAGAACATACCAGAGCAATATCAAGATGAGGAGGAGACAGAACAGCAACAGCAAGATGATGATGCGCCAGAGCAATGCCTAGATGAGGATCAAAAGACACCGAAGCAATACCAAGATAAGGAGttggaggaagaggaggagcaAAACATACCAGAGCAGTACCAAGGTGAGGAGTTGGAGGAGGATCAAAAGACACCAGAGCAATACCAAGATGAGGAGTTGGAGACCGAGGAGGAGGAGCAAAACATAGCAGAGCAATAccaagacgaggaggaggaaggggatGAGCAAAACATACCGGAGCTATATCTTGGTGAAGAGCAAAAGATAGCACAACAATACCAAGATGAGAAGGCACCAGAGGAATGCCATGTTGAGGAGCAAACGGCACCAGAGAAGTGCGAAGACGAGGAAGAGAAGACATGCAAACAATGCCAAGATGGGGATGAGAAGCCATCAGAGCAATATCAAGACGAAGATGAGAAGACATCAGTGCAACATCAAGATGAAGAACAGAAGGCACAGCAGGGAGGCCGAGACACGAAGCAGAAGACCCTGGCGCAGCGCCTGAGCGGAAAAAAGCCGACCGCGCCTGTCGGCGACGTGCCACGGCTTTCCCTTCTGGAGCTGATACGGGAGAAGCAGCTTGGCAATGGCGAAGCAAAAGCTGGCAGGGACTTCGGCTACGGGGAGAATGCCATCGCTGACCatagagcagcagcagcagcagctggcgGCACAACATTGGCTATGGTGATAAGGAGGCCCGACGGAGGGAAGAAGAAGTCGCCGGGAATCGTCCGCCGCTGCGTGAAGGCCTTGAACCAGATGATCAAGGCCAAGCATGGGTCCAAGAAGAGCGTGCCTTTCAAGGAGGTATGAACACAGGTACACAGTTTCTTACTATACTCCGGACATCTCAGAATAATGCAAGATTGCGCAAAAACTAGATTTTGGGCAATGACGCAATATGATGAGCAAATTCTGCCAGGGAACTCCACAGCAAACCCTGCCTTCTACCTAGAGCAGATCTGTTATCAGAGATGTTGTTTTATGGCATCTGATCAGTTATGTACTTACTCAAACGATGTACCGGATGAAACATCAGCGAGTCTATCTAGATAATCTTCGAACTATTTACTGTATAGAATCATGGACATGAAGGAGTTGCTCAGTTCTACCGACAGTTTCTCCCGGGTCGGCAAGGGTGTGCTGGTGCGCACTCCCTTTCGTTTCTTTTCTGGGTCACATGCCTTTTTCATTTGTTTTGGTGTATGATGAATGTTGAGATTGCAAGTTAGTGGAGGAAAAGGTGAGTAGACAGGGGAAAATCTGTGAGGCGGTCTATTTGATGATGCAACATGGTGTGCACATCACATAGCTCTGCTCCTTTTGTGATCTATCTATCACAAGATTTGACATTGTCTACAATTACCAGAGCAGGTGCTCTTTTCAAAAGAACAGGGTCGCTACCACACCGACAGAAATGTAGGGCCGACGTGCACAGAATCTAGAGGATCCCTCGGTTTCAGACCTATGGAATTTTGGAAGGAAAAAAATGCTGCACCGAGCTATCCTATCAATAGTACGGCTTAATTAGGATTCAGTCATAAAGAAGAAATCAATAGTATTGATTTCACTAGGACTCGATCATGAAAAAAGATGCATATAATTTTACATGTGCTGTCTTATTTTCCTCTTTACTTTGGGGAAGAGGGCATGTCCATATAACTCACGAAGATCATTAGACCCCAAATCACTTGTCCTAAACATCGACACTGATGATGGTGTGGGAGGCGTAGTTTCTGTCGATATTGAGGCGTCTGTGATGACTTTGTcaatcttcaagcttcacgaatTCGACCTGGTCTTCAATAGGCGTTGTGTAAGTCAAGGGTGGAGCTCTTGTTAGGACAAGGGTGGGCACTCCCCCTGCCTTGATTTTATGCGATTTTTTCTAGATATAGGTAAAAGTTAGATTCATCGCTAAAATCACTAACATAATACAGACGCGAGCAATTTTAACATGCTCCTTCTTACCCCCTCTTTTCACATGGGAGGTAAGAACTTACCACCCATGTGAAAAAAGGAGGTAAGAGGGAGACACTCATACATATACATATACACTTATCCCTATGAACACATGCATGCACACCCTATCTGAACACATCCAAGAGACTGAGCTGACATATCATTTTAAAATTCGCAAAGTCGTCACAGACGTCTTTGTAGTCGACGTGAACATCTCCTTTCACTGAAAGTACATCATCGAAAGAACTAGAATAAATCGAAAAAAGCGAGCACCAACGTCAAATCTAGTACCTAAACCCTGATGGGTTGAGAATACCAACGTTCTCCTAACCATCCAACTATAAATTGGTTCACTAAAAAACACTTATGTGAAAGAAAAAACGGCTAAGAAAATCGCCTATCCCGTGCTATTGGCCTTTCTGGGGCTGTATGCAACGCACTAGCCTGTATGGTCTTCGCTCCAGTCCACGACACAGTCGATCGTGACTCACGGAGGCACGAGTTCCTTCGTTGCTCCATGCACAAACCCTACGGAGAGAATTTCTTATTTGACCTTTTCTTAAAAATTTGGTTTTCTTTTTGGCCTCAAAAatcattttttttcttatttGACATTTAAACTTTATTTTATGCCTTATGTGACACTTTCATTCATTTTTTCATCCAAATGTGTGAACTAGCACGTGCAAAGACAATTTTACCCCTGATGATAGTATCTCACCAGAAAAGGGTAGAGAAGGGCATGAACGAATAAAAAAAAGGGAATCTGCACTCTTGCCTCTTTCCTTTTTCCTTTCCTTCCTTCCTTCCAATCCAGTCTGCTCTTTCCTTCCACCATTGCCAAATCCGCCATGCATTGCAACTCGGTCTGTGAGAGCCTGGCACGGCCTGCAtcaggccaactccaccgcgcgactcTATCCTGTCCGCCCTCGTTCGTTTGGGGTAAAAGGACGAATAGCGCAGCCCAGCGCACGGCCTCAAACGGACAAATGTCCGGATTCCGTCCGTTTTCGACCCATCCCCGGCCCAAACTTGCGCTCGGTTTAGGGTGAAACGGACGCGCGCGGACGGCTTGGACGCACGCCCTTGTCCCCCCTGGCCCGCCTGTCGGGGACACTAGCAGTCCCTCCGCTCCCAATGCTtccaccctctctctctcaccccgCCCCGCCGCCAGCGCTGCCACTATTCTCCGACCGCCTCCTCACCGCGCAGCCTCCGGCCGTCCCTACCAAACTACTTCTCGACATGGCCGCCACCATGCCCGTGCTGTGGCCGTAGTTTTAGCCGTCGATCGGAGGTTTGGCCATCGACGTCTTTGCCGGCCGCAGAGGGGACAGGACCACCGGCGATGCAGCACGACGTCCTCGGCAGCTCCCGACGAGAGCTCCACAGCGGCCAGTAGCCGGCCGGCAACCACCCCTGCTGCGTCGAGGTGATCATTGCAGCCTCTTCGCCACCACGCCCGCAAGGTGTTCGGCATTTTGCCCACAAAGGTATGGACAATGAAGACGAGTTTTTCTTCCATCACTTTCTTTCTTCATCGGACGATTCGTCGTCGGATGATGAAGATATTGTGGTGGCTGCACTGGTCGTTCACGACCACATTCAACGACAGCTTCCTCGGTACAGGGGGTCACTCCCTGGCCGTGCTCCCAACCTGAACCGCAACAGAGAGAGAGGGCACGCCCTGCTCTATGTCGATTACTTTGCCAACACCCCGCTCTTCAAGACGGATAAATTCCGTTGCCATTTTCGAATGGCAAGGCATGTGTTCAATCGTATCCGAGAGGGAGTGGTTGCTCATGACCCATACTTCGAGTGCAAGACGGATGCCCTTGGCAAGCTTGGATTCTCCTCTTACCAGAAATGCACCACGGACATCcgcatgcttgcatatggaatttcaggcgatctggtggatgagtatgtgcgtatgagtgagaaaacatgtctgatgtcaatgtacaagttttgccaggctgtgatcgaggtgtttggcccagagtacttgaggcagccaactgccgctgatacagagagattgttggcgaccaacgcagctagaggctttccaggcatgcttggcagcatagattgtatgcactgggagtggaagaactgtccatttgcttggcagggccaGTACAAAGGGCATGTCAAGGCGTGCACTGTCATATTAGAAGCGGTGGCATCATATGATCTTTGGATATGGCATTCTTTCTTCGGCATGGCAGGttctcacaatgatatcaacgtgctgcAGCGTTCTTCAGTCTTCGCGAGGCTTGCAGAAGGCCACCATTACAACAAGGGATACTATCTAGCAGATGGTATATATCCTCAGTGGTCAACTTTTGTGAAGACAATCTCGAAACCCCAAGGTGAGAAGAGAAAGAGATTTGCCCAAATGCAAGAGAGTGTTAGAAAGGATGTGGAACATGCTTTTGGTGTGCTTCAATCCCGGTGGGGTATCGTTCGAAACCCTGCACTATCATGTGATGAAAGGAAGTtttgggaggtgatgactgcttgtgtgatcatgcacaatatgatcgTCGAGGACGAGCGTGATGAGAGTATCTTCGACTAAGGATTTGACTATCAAGGTGAAAATATTGAGCCCCCGCACCAAGACCCGGCCACATTTGAACAGTTTGCTCAATTCCATTGTGAGATGTGTGATTGGCACTCTCATTTGAATCTTCAAAATGACTTGGTTGAGCACGTGTGGGATCAcattggcaaccaatagatgtattgGTCCATTTTATGTTTAGTCAAGACAATTTCGATTTGGTTGTAAAAATATTTTATTAAAGACAATTTTAATTgggttgtaaaactattttaaTTTTCAGACAAATATTTGGGTTGTAAACTAGTTTTGATGAAAATTTGGGCATTTTTGGCCTTGACGGACAGGATAGGGCAAAAGGATGCGTCCGCGCGgtgggcgcacggccaccgcatcccaggACACGCTCGGACACGACCCCAAATCGctacccaaacggacagaatccggacaaaacagacgtccgtttggggtcacgcggtggagttggccttaggTTCTGTGTCCCTACGATAGCCTCTTCCTCCTCACCGCGGGTTGGGGCGGGCGAGGGACCCGCGGTGGTGTACCACGAGCGCACGACGCTGATCCGGGTTAGAGTAGGCTGGAATTACCCGTGCCACCCTCCTGCAATCCCTCCCAAGCCATAGGTTGTATCTTCCTCCGGTGCGCCGAGGCCGCTGCCACCTCCCGTGCACGGCAGCGCCAAAGCCATAGGCCGTATCCGTCC contains:
- the LOC125536512 gene encoding involucrin-like, with the translated sequence MATECEVNKSRRFDRGMSRRTRKPVSLVACYEDRYVPPLARQLLHEAKLKRLLRCEDTKELQAPQQCEDAEQQLEIPLAPHECEGVEKKAPEQYQDEQEKKPQQYEDEEQEKKPHLHQDEEQNIPEQYQDEEETEQQQQDDDAPEQCLDEDQKTPKQYQDKELEEEEEQNIPEQYQGEELEEDQKTPEQYQDEELETEEEEQNIAEQYQDEEEEGDEQNIPELYLGEEQKIAQQYQDEKAPEECHVEEQTAPEKCEDEEEKTCKQCQDGDEKPSEQYQDEDEKTSVQHQDEEQKAQQGGRDTKQKTLAQRLSGKKPTAPVGDVPRLSLLELIREKQLGNGEAKAGRDFGYGENAIADHRAAAAAAGGTTLAMVIRRPDGGKKKSPGIVRRCVKALNQMIKAKHGSKKSVPFKEV